A region from the Thermanaeromonas toyohensis ToBE genome encodes:
- a CDS encoding ECF transporter S component, with product MKANWSLYTTLIGFFSVGLLIWVAEKRGGFTPRQVSLIAVLTTLCAAGRAVTGTGLLFLQPTMFLVEITGFVYGACVGFFVGAMTPLISNFFMGQGPWTPWQMLCWGMVGVSGAVLKALFPTAGNKTLTVICFLWGYLYGAFMDIWQWSVFMRPLTIKTYFLVWVAGFSFDSLRAIGNLLCCAILGHQTLKILEYFRKKIDVQYLEEL from the coding sequence ATGAAAGCGAACTGGAGCCTTTATACTACCTTAATTGGATTTTTTTCCGTAGGGCTACTTATATGGGTTGCGGAAAAGAGAGGGGGATTTACTCCACGACAAGTATCCCTTATTGCTGTGCTGACCACCTTATGTGCGGCGGGTAGAGCGGTAACGGGTACCGGTTTGCTTTTTCTGCAGCCCACTATGTTTTTAGTGGAAATAACGGGGTTTGTATACGGGGCGTGCGTTGGTTTCTTTGTAGGCGCTATGACACCCCTAATTTCTAACTTTTTTATGGGTCAAGGTCCCTGGACACCCTGGCAGATGCTTTGTTGGGGGATGGTGGGTGTTTCCGGAGCAGTACTTAAAGCCTTATTCCCCACCGCAGGAAACAAAACTTTAACCGTGATTTGCTTTCTCTGGGGCTATCTTTACGGGGCCTTTATGGATATCTGGCAGTGGAGCGTCTTTATGCGGCCCCTGACTATAAAAACTTATTTTCTTGTCTGGGTGGCAGGCTTTAGCTTCGATTCGCTACGGGCCATTGGCAATCTACTTTGTTGTGCCATTCTCGGTCACCAAACTTTGAAGATTTTAGAGTACTTTCGTAAAAAGATAGATGTTCAGTATTTGGAAGAGTTATAG
- a CDS encoding ABC transporter permease produces MNNQIAKSWFVQVLILLGALVGALLIGAILLILAGSDPIKAYSVMFTGPIGSEFGLTETLVRATPLLLVGLGIVISFRSGILNIGGEGQILMGAITASAVALSLPGWPKVILLPLVLLASCVAGGIWGGIAGWLKARLSVNEILSTVMLNQIALQFYLYLIRGPLIDPQEVAYGTGVPQTAMVPEQVWLTRLVPGMRLHTGFILALILAIVVYIFLWRTTIGYRMRAVGAGPEASRYGGIRVEFYLILAIALAGAFAGLAGAVEVLGVHHRALESLSAGYGFSGIVAALFGRLHPLGTIPAAILLGALILGADMMQRAVNVPAAIVMAIQGLVILFVVSSDLLLRKPELLTRIFTRYIFTRIKQTKEAGTGV; encoded by the coding sequence GTGAATAACCAAATAGCTAAATCTTGGTTTGTTCAAGTATTAATTCTCCTGGGGGCTTTAGTAGGGGCTTTATTGATAGGTGCTATCCTTTTGATCTTAGCTGGCTCCGACCCCATAAAAGCTTATAGTGTCATGTTTACAGGCCCTATAGGGAGCGAATTCGGCCTCACAGAAACCTTGGTACGTGCTACTCCGTTGCTTTTAGTAGGGCTTGGAATAGTTATATCCTTCCGCAGTGGTATCCTGAACATAGGTGGGGAAGGGCAAATACTCATGGGAGCTATAACAGCCTCGGCTGTAGCCCTCTCCCTTCCCGGGTGGCCTAAGGTTATACTCTTACCTCTAGTCTTGTTAGCTAGCTGTGTCGCCGGAGGCATATGGGGTGGTATCGCTGGCTGGCTAAAAGCCCGTCTGTCGGTTAACGAGATTTTAAGCACCGTCATGCTAAATCAGATCGCCCTTCAGTTTTATCTTTATTTAATAAGGGGCCCATTGATCGACCCCCAAGAGGTAGCCTATGGTACCGGGGTACCTCAGACAGCCATGGTTCCTGAGCAGGTTTGGCTAACCCGTTTGGTACCAGGTATGCGCCTGCATACAGGCTTTATCTTAGCGCTTATTTTAGCTATCGTGGTATATATATTCTTATGGCGTACTACCATTGGCTACCGTATGCGGGCCGTGGGTGCGGGACCAGAGGCCTCGCGTTATGGAGGAATTAGGGTTGAATTTTACCTTATCTTAGCTATCGCCCTGGCTGGCGCTTTTGCCGGTCTGGCGGGGGCGGTAGAAGTACTAGGGGTTCACCATCGCGCCTTGGAGTCTCTTTCGGCTGGATACGGGTTTAGCGGGATAGTAGCAGCCCTTTTCGGTCGTCTCCATCCTCTGGGCACCATACCAGCAGCTATACTGTTAGGAGCCCTTATTTTAGGGGCAGATATGATGCAGCGGGCTGTTAACGTACCGGCGGCTATAGTTATGGCTATCCAAGGCCTCGTTATCCTATTTGTAGTATCTAGCGATCTGCTGCTCCGAAAACCCGAATTGTTAACACGGATTTTTACCAGGTATATTTTTACTCGTATTAAACAAACAAAGGAGGCAGGAACTGGAGTATAA
- a CDS encoding ABC transporter permease: MEDVISQGLIVGILATGIRLATPFLLAALGEMFTQRSGVYNLGIEGIMLMGAFMGFFVTWRSGNPYLGILVSLIVGALMGLLMGIVSITFKAEQGISGIGLYMFGWGLSGLLFRLYVGAITAIEGLRPLRIPGLSDIPYIGTIFFSHNWLVYLAYILVPITWVILYKTTWGLKVRAVGTTPEAADTLGVSVDGIRYQCLILGSMLAGLAGAYLTVGQANMYADYITAGRGFIAVALVYFGRWSPLGILAGSLLFSMADSFQLWVQVLGISVPYELAVILPYVITIVALAVSFGRVWAPAALGRPYERGTRG; the protein is encoded by the coding sequence ATGGAAGACGTAATCAGTCAGGGTCTAATAGTCGGAATATTGGCTACGGGAATCCGTTTAGCTACTCCCTTTTTATTGGCAGCCTTGGGCGAAATGTTTACCCAGCGCTCAGGAGTGTATAACCTCGGTATTGAGGGCATTATGCTCATGGGAGCCTTTATGGGGTTTTTCGTAACCTGGCGGAGCGGAAATCCTTATCTGGGCATCCTTGTAAGCTTAATCGTTGGGGCCTTAATGGGTTTACTTATGGGCATAGTTAGTATAACCTTTAAGGCCGAACAGGGTATAAGTGGAATTGGCTTATATATGTTTGGCTGGGGCCTATCCGGGCTGCTCTTTCGGCTTTATGTGGGGGCCATAACCGCCATAGAAGGCTTGCGTCCTTTAAGAATACCTGGTTTAAGCGATATTCCATATATTGGAACAATATTTTTTTCTCACAACTGGCTCGTGTATCTAGCTTATATTTTGGTCCCTATAACCTGGGTTATTCTTTATAAAACTACCTGGGGGCTTAAGGTCAGGGCGGTAGGTACTACACCGGAAGCAGCCGACACCTTAGGCGTAAGTGTAGATGGTATCCGTTACCAATGTTTGATCCTGGGAAGCATGTTAGCAGGTTTGGCAGGGGCCTATCTCACAGTAGGACAGGCCAACATGTATGCGGACTATATAACTGCTGGTAGAGGGTTTATTGCTGTGGCCCTGGTTTACTTCGGCCGCTGGAGCCCTCTGGGGATCCTTGCAGGATCGCTACTCTTCAGTATGGCGGACTCTTTCCAGCTATGGGTTCAAGTACTGGGTATTAGCGTGCCCTATGAGCTAGCAGTAATCCTGCCGTATGTAATCACTATAGTGGCACTGGCTGTATCCTTCGGCCGCGTTTGGGCGCCTGCAGCATTGGGTAGGCCTTACGAACGTGGAACCCGAGGGTAA
- a CDS encoding BMP family lipoprotein: protein MKEWKKILTILVAVTFLATLAACGGKPATDTKKGGETKQPEKIRIALVLPSTVDDMAWSQSMYEGLKAVQEKMGKDKVEIAVSERLGDAVNAGAAIRQYASQGYDIVIAHGAQYQSVLREIAADFPKTTFAYGTGFQTAPNIFAYDPQAQEGGYLLGILAAKMTKSGIVGIVGPVESGDAIKYNNGFQQGVAATKSDVKVRIAYTGSFNNIVGAGELAKVHMDAGADILTGSSQQAVGAIRAVAERSGKYWLSTDMDQSSIAPNTVLASQVYHWEKVVEKMISLRKQGVLGGQHLMLSFADGTLELKYNPKLADKIPQEAKDAVEKARQQIVSGSLKIELPKEQPKK, encoded by the coding sequence ATGAAAGAATGGAAGAAAATTTTAACTATCCTGGTGGCTGTCACGTTTTTAGCCACGCTAGCTGCCTGTGGCGGCAAACCTGCTACCGACACCAAGAAGGGAGGGGAGACCAAACAGCCGGAAAAGATACGTATTGCCTTGGTCCTTCCCAGTACTGTAGATGATATGGCCTGGAGCCAGTCCATGTATGAAGGTCTTAAAGCTGTACAAGAGAAAATGGGTAAAGATAAGGTAGAGATTGCTGTGAGCGAAAGGTTGGGCGATGCTGTCAATGCTGGAGCAGCCATTAGGCAGTATGCCAGCCAGGGGTATGATATTGTGATAGCCCATGGCGCCCAGTATCAGAGCGTACTCCGGGAGATTGCCGCTGATTTTCCCAAGACCACCTTTGCTTATGGGACCGGATTCCAGACAGCACCTAACATCTTCGCCTATGATCCCCAGGCCCAAGAAGGTGGGTATCTTTTAGGTATACTGGCGGCTAAGATGACCAAGTCTGGTATAGTAGGTATAGTAGGCCCTGTAGAATCTGGTGATGCCATTAAATATAATAACGGTTTCCAGCAAGGAGTAGCTGCTACTAAATCCGATGTAAAGGTTCGTATTGCCTATACAGGTTCCTTTAACAATATCGTAGGAGCAGGAGAGCTGGCCAAAGTTCATATGGATGCGGGCGCTGATATCCTTACGGGTTCTTCCCAGCAAGCTGTGGGCGCTATACGTGCGGTGGCCGAGCGCAGCGGTAAATACTGGCTATCCACTGATATGGATCAAAGCAGTATAGCGCCTAATACAGTCCTAGCTTCCCAGGTTTATCATTGGGAAAAAGTGGTTGAAAAAATGATAAGCTTGAGGAAACAAGGGGTACTCGGCGGCCAACACCTGATGCTCTCCTTTGCTGATGGCACCTTGGAGCTAAAATATAATCCCAAGCTAGCTGACAAAATACCCCAGGAAGCCAAAGATGCCGTGGAAAAAGCCCGGCAGCAGATTGTAAGTGGCAGCCTAAAGATAGAACTTCCTAAGGAGCAACCTAAAAAATAG
- a CDS encoding ABC transporter ATP-binding protein produces MAHEIRHVEMRGITKRFPGVLANDHVDLEIRAGEVLALLGENGAGKSTLMSILYGLYQPDEGEILINGQPVKITSPRVALELGIGMVHQHFMLVPTLTVAENVALGLPSPKGPLLDLKAVSQKIKEISNAYGLAVNPDSYVWQLSVGEQQRVEIVKALYRGASLLILDEPTAVLTPQEANELIALLKSMARQGRPIVFISHKLNEVMAVSDRVTVLRDGRVVATLKTSETSPQELARLMVGREMAPRVTKRQRSPGKPVLELKEVWAPSDKGTPALRGISLEVKQGEILGIAGVSGNGQKELAEVISGLRKVTRGQILLEGKDITNWPPEKIIKQGLGYIPEDRLHVGIIPSFTVWENLILKDHYLPPYAKGIFLHNPGIRSRATSLVESFGVKTPNLDTPTGRLSGGNIQRVILAREITRNPSVLVAAYPARGLDIGATEYVHLKLMEARDKGMGVLLISEDLEEIMTLSDRIAVIYEGQIMRVMDAEEADERALGLLMAGIRQVAS; encoded by the coding sequence ATGGCTCACGAAATTAGGCATGTTGAAATGCGGGGGATCACTAAAAGATTCCCTGGAGTATTGGCTAATGACCATGTTGATCTGGAGATCAGAGCTGGCGAGGTACTGGCCCTTTTAGGAGAGAATGGCGCTGGTAAAAGCACTTTGATGAGCATCCTTTACGGCCTTTACCAGCCGGATGAGGGAGAAATTTTAATAAACGGGCAACCGGTAAAGATAACTTCTCCCCGGGTAGCCCTAGAACTCGGTATCGGAATGGTGCACCAGCATTTCATGCTGGTGCCCACTTTAACTGTAGCCGAAAATGTGGCCCTAGGCCTACCTTCTCCTAAGGGGCCTTTACTGGATCTTAAGGCGGTCAGCCAGAAGATCAAAGAGATTTCCAACGCTTATGGCCTGGCCGTAAATCCAGATTCTTATGTCTGGCAGCTCAGTGTAGGCGAACAGCAGCGGGTAGAAATAGTCAAGGCCCTTTATAGAGGGGCTAGCCTACTCATATTGGATGAACCCACTGCTGTTCTTACTCCACAAGAAGCTAATGAGTTAATCGCCCTGCTTAAAAGTATGGCTAGGCAGGGCAGGCCCATAGTATTTATCAGCCATAAATTAAACGAAGTTATGGCAGTGAGCGATAGGGTAACAGTCCTGCGGGATGGCAGGGTGGTAGCTACCCTAAAAACTTCTGAAACCTCACCCCAGGAGCTGGCCAGGCTTATGGTGGGGAGGGAGATGGCCCCGCGGGTAACAAAAAGGCAACGCTCTCCAGGAAAACCTGTCCTGGAGCTTAAGGAAGTCTGGGCTCCTAGTGACAAAGGGACTCCGGCCCTTAGGGGAATATCCTTAGAAGTTAAGCAAGGGGAAATCCTCGGCATAGCAGGGGTCTCCGGTAACGGGCAAAAGGAGCTGGCTGAGGTTATAAGCGGGCTTAGAAAAGTAACTAGAGGCCAGATCCTTTTAGAGGGAAAGGATATCACCAATTGGCCTCCAGAGAAGATTATTAAACAAGGGCTGGGATATATCCCTGAGGATAGGCTCCATGTAGGTATTATACCGTCCTTTACCGTTTGGGAAAACCTTATACTTAAAGACCATTATCTTCCGCCTTATGCCAAGGGTATATTCCTCCATAACCCGGGCATAAGATCGCGGGCTACCTCCTTAGTAGAAAGCTTTGGAGTTAAAACCCCGAACTTAGATACCCCCACCGGTCGCCTTTCCGGCGGCAACATCCAGCGGGTGATCCTGGCCAGGGAAATTACACGCAATCCCTCGGTCCTGGTAGCGGCCTATCCCGCTCGGGGATTAGATATAGGAGCTACTGAATATGTTCACTTGAAGCTCATGGAAGCCAGGGACAAGGGTATGGGAGTACTCCTAATCTCAGAGGACCTGGAAGAAATTATGACCTTATCCGACCGTATTGCCGTAATATATGAAGGGCAAATCATGAGGGTCATGGATGCGGAGGAAGCCGACGAACGCGCTTTAGGGCTTCTTATGGCCGGCATCAGGCAAGTAGCTTCATAG
- a CDS encoding YlcI/YnfO family protein — protein MSETKMLHIRFPAKIVDQMTAYLKTRGVNRNRFIVDAVAEKLRREMRVKSFKETQGVLTPEDAPEWAATSATEWVEKLRGKDRVTSSWDI, from the coding sequence ATGTCTGAAACAAAAATGCTCCATATCAGATTTCCAGCAAAAATAGTGGATCAAATGACCGCGTATCTTAAAACCCGCGGTGTCAACCGCAACCGTTTTATTGTCGATGCTGTAGCTGAAAAACTGCGCCGCGAAATGCGAGTAAAATCATTTAAAGAAACGCAAGGAGTACTAACTCCTGAAGATGCACCTGAATGGGCCGCAACCTCAGCGACGGAATGGGTTGAAAAACTGCGCGGCAAGGACAGGGTGACCTCCTCATGGGATATTTGA
- a CDS encoding type II toxin-antitoxin system VapC family toxin has translation MGYLIDTCVLIDHLTGRLSPAVTTWLEATISSGNAFTNVVVYHELLTGARTVKAQEAIEVLLENWEIIPVDREIAAAAAALRREWAEEGKAMSMADSLIAATASVRGMKVVTSNIKHFPASLALSPQVAAGLEG, from the coding sequence ATGGGATATTTGATAGACACTTGCGTGTTAATCGATCATCTTACTGGAAGACTTTCACCAGCAGTCACTACCTGGCTGGAAGCGACGATATCATCGGGGAACGCATTTACAAACGTGGTAGTGTATCATGAACTTTTAACTGGGGCACGGACCGTTAAAGCCCAAGAAGCGATTGAAGTCTTGCTCGAAAACTGGGAAATCATCCCAGTCGACCGTGAAATCGCTGCTGCCGCCGCGGCGTTGAGGCGGGAATGGGCCGAGGAGGGGAAGGCCATGAGCATGGCCGACAGCCTTATTGCTGCTACTGCTTCGGTACGAGGGATGAAAGTGGTTACTTCTAACATCAAACATTTTCCTGCTTCCTTAGCCCTTAGCCCGCAAGTAGCTGCCGGTCTGGAAGGGTAA
- a CDS encoding LacI family DNA-binding transcriptional regulator, giving the protein MPTIYDVAKAAGVSIATVSRVLNGYPFVAEKTREKVLRAMQELNYSPNLLAAALMKKNTYTVGLLIPDISNPFFAEITRGVEDAANKFGFNIIICNTDNDPEKETKYVNLLLQKSVDGLIFATSEIANQNILMLKERQFPLVLIAREVEGIEVDVVLADNFQGAYEGVKYLISLGHHRIAFLGESLNIKSTRERQAGYEKALQEAGIPVEAELIVTGLKSLEEAYHRMRLFYPKARPTAVFAANDVLAIGAIRALKELGLSIPGDVSVLGFDDTIFASIAEPPLSSVAQPMRQMGKMAMTRLISRIRNKEEKCRRLVLPTKLVIRASTKACS; this is encoded by the coding sequence TTGCCTACTATTTATGATGTAGCTAAAGCGGCGGGGGTATCTATTGCTACAGTTTCGCGGGTTCTAAACGGTTATCCTTTTGTAGCGGAAAAGACGCGGGAGAAAGTCCTGCGTGCCATGCAAGAGTTAAATTATTCTCCGAATTTACTGGCGGCAGCCTTGATGAAAAAGAATACCTATACTGTAGGTTTGCTTATTCCTGATATTTCTAACCCCTTTTTTGCCGAGATCACCCGGGGGGTAGAGGATGCCGCCAATAAATTCGGGTTTAACATTATAATTTGCAATACAGATAATGATCCGGAAAAGGAAACAAAATATGTAAACCTCCTCTTACAAAAAAGCGTCGATGGCTTAATTTTTGCCACCTCGGAAATTGCTAACCAAAACATTTTAATGCTCAAAGAAAGACAATTTCCGCTAGTATTGATTGCCAGGGAAGTAGAGGGGATAGAAGTAGATGTAGTTTTGGCAGATAACTTTCAAGGCGCCTATGAAGGGGTGAAATATTTAATCAGCCTGGGGCATCACCGCATCGCGTTCCTGGGCGAATCGTTAAATATTAAATCCACACGCGAGCGACAGGCAGGATACGAAAAAGCCTTGCAAGAAGCGGGGATCCCAGTAGAAGCGGAGCTAATCGTTACAGGGCTAAAGAGTTTAGAAGAAGCCTATCATAGAATGCGCTTATTTTACCCTAAGGCACGACCCACGGCGGTCTTTGCTGCCAATGATGTTTTAGCTATTGGTGCTATAAGGGCCTTAAAGGAGCTAGGTTTGAGCATACCTGGAGATGTCTCGGTCTTGGGCTTTGACGATACTATTTTTGCTTCCATAGCTGAACCCCCTCTAAGTAGCGTGGCCCAGCCCATGCGCCAGATGGGGAAAATGGCTATGACAAGGTTGATAAGCAGGATCCGTAATAAAGAAGAAAAGTGTAGAAGGTTGGTATTACCAACTAAACTGGTGATTAGGGCTTCTACTAAGGCTTGCAGTTAA
- a CDS encoding sugar ABC transporter ATP-binding protein produces the protein MQQPLLKLRGICKRFPGVVALDNVDLDVYSGEIHVLLGENGAGKSTLIKILTGAYQKDAGEIIIDGKEVQIRTPREALQLGISCIYQELNLIPHLSVAENIFLGREPQVFPALGVIDLKERYKRSAALLKELGCAVSPGVKVKDLGLGKQQMVEIAKALSLNARLVIMDEPTSSLSEKEVAELFRVVRQLKEKGIAIIFVSHKLEEIRQIADRVTVLRDGRKVATLARGEFDIEELIKLMVGRTLKEKFPKISVQRGREALRVEDIWTDTGLKGVSFSAYEGEVLGIAGLVGAGRTELARAIFGADPLRKGSIFIYGQRVDIKCPEDAIRAGLAFLTEDRKTQGLILGESLAFNITLAGIKQFRRWGFLDIRRQFKAAEQLARDLKVKPLDIRRKARELSGGNQQKVVLAKWLCTRAKIFIFDEPTRGIDVGAKVEVYNLINQLLQNGAAVIMISSELPEILGMSDRILVMSEGRITGEFLREEATQEKIMKAATGGY, from the coding sequence GTGCAGCAGCCTCTCCTAAAGCTTAGAGGAATCTGTAAGCGCTTTCCTGGTGTTGTGGCTTTGGATAATGTGGATCTCGATGTATATTCTGGAGAGATCCATGTCTTATTAGGGGAAAATGGAGCTGGAAAGTCTACTCTTATTAAAATATTAACCGGCGCCTATCAAAAGGATGCTGGGGAGATCATCATTGATGGAAAAGAAGTTCAGATTAGAACACCGCGAGAAGCATTACAACTAGGTATTTCTTGCATTTACCAAGAATTAAATTTAATCCCTCATTTAAGCGTAGCCGAAAATATTTTTTTGGGGAGGGAACCCCAAGTATTTCCTGCCTTAGGAGTTATAGATTTAAAAGAGCGCTATAAACGGAGTGCGGCTTTGTTAAAGGAACTAGGGTGTGCAGTTTCTCCTGGGGTTAAGGTTAAGGATTTGGGCCTGGGCAAGCAGCAAATGGTAGAGATAGCCAAAGCCCTTTCTTTAAATGCCCGGCTAGTTATCATGGACGAGCCTACCTCGAGCTTAAGCGAGAAGGAAGTAGCCGAGCTTTTCCGGGTAGTCAGGCAGTTAAAAGAAAAGGGCATAGCCATAATCTTTGTATCCCACAAGCTAGAGGAGATACGCCAAATCGCTGACCGGGTTACAGTCTTAAGGGACGGCCGGAAAGTGGCCACTTTAGCTCGAGGAGAGTTTGACATTGAAGAGTTAATAAAGTTGATGGTGGGTAGGACCCTGAAGGAGAAGTTTCCCAAGATTAGCGTCCAGCGCGGCCGAGAAGCCTTGCGTGTAGAAGATATATGGACAGATACAGGACTAAAGGGGGTTAGCTTTTCAGCCTATGAAGGTGAAGTATTAGGGATTGCTGGGCTCGTGGGAGCGGGAAGGACGGAACTCGCGCGGGCTATTTTTGGAGCTGACCCTTTACGTAAAGGCAGTATCTTCATTTACGGGCAAAGGGTAGATATAAAATGCCCGGAGGATGCTATTCGTGCTGGACTAGCCTTTTTAACGGAGGACAGGAAGACACAAGGCCTTATCCTGGGAGAAAGTTTGGCCTTCAATATTACCTTGGCAGGAATTAAGCAGTTTAGGCGGTGGGGCTTCCTAGATATAAGACGGCAATTTAAGGCTGCTGAACAGCTAGCCCGGGATCTTAAAGTAAAGCCCCTAGATATACGGCGAAAAGCGCGAGAGTTAAGCGGGGGCAACCAGCAAAAAGTGGTCCTGGCTAAGTGGTTATGTACCCGGGCTAAAATCTTCATCTTCGATGAGCCTACACGGGGTATTGATGTAGGGGCTAAAGTAGAGGTGTACAACCTCATAAACCAGCTGCTCCAAAATGGCGCAGCCGTTATAATGATTTCCTCTGAATTGCCTGAAATACTAGGCATGAGCGACCGCATTCTGGTGATGAGTGAAGGGCGGATTACCGGGGAGTTTTTAAGGGAAGAAGCCACACAAGAAAAGATAATGAAGGCAGCAACGGGAGGTTATTAA
- a CDS encoding ABC transporter permease, with protein sequence MLKTVSEKAAKEPDIQVEGKINWKDLLYSLGALLGLILLSVVLTILSPDFLTLNNLMNIARQSAINSLISVGMLLTILTAGIDLSVGSVLALSTVVMAILIIKLHVSPFIGVLAGLCLGAFLGFMNGILLTKLHLPHPFISTLGTMNIARGLALIVTGATPISGFPFSVQFLGAAFWGPIPVSFILVLIVFIIFHLFLTRTTTGRYIYAVGGNPEAARLSGVPVERILVIVYTLSGFMAAVAGLVLIGRVNAAYPLAGLGYELDAIAAVIIGGASFFGGVGTVWGTLVGALIMAVLRNGLNLLGVSADLQTVAIGAVIIGAVYVDVLRQRAINKGRR encoded by the coding sequence ATGCTTAAAACAGTTAGCGAAAAAGCGGCTAAGGAGCCAGATATCCAGGTAGAAGGCAAGATCAACTGGAAGGACTTACTGTATAGTCTGGGTGCCTTATTGGGGTTGATCCTTTTAAGTGTTGTATTGACCATATTATCACCTGACTTTTTAACTCTTAACAACCTGATGAACATTGCCCGTCAGTCGGCTATAAACAGTCTTATCTCTGTAGGCATGCTCCTTACAATTTTGACAGCAGGGATAGACCTTTCTGTAGGTTCGGTTCTGGCCTTGTCCACTGTGGTAATGGCTATCCTTATTATAAAGTTACATGTAAGCCCTTTCATAGGAGTACTGGCGGGCTTATGCTTGGGTGCTTTTTTAGGCTTTATGAATGGCATTTTACTTACTAAATTACATCTTCCCCATCCCTTTATCTCTACCTTGGGCACCATGAATATTGCCCGGGGATTAGCGTTAATTGTTACTGGTGCTACTCCTATATCAGGTTTTCCCTTTTCTGTTCAGTTCCTGGGAGCTGCCTTTTGGGGACCTATCCCAGTTAGCTTTATCCTGGTCCTCATAGTATTCATCATCTTTCATCTCTTCCTTACACGTACCACTACTGGCCGCTACATTTACGCTGTAGGTGGTAATCCTGAAGCAGCAAGGTTATCAGGTGTCCCGGTAGAGAGGATTTTGGTGATAGTCTATACTTTAAGCGGTTTTATGGCAGCTGTGGCCGGGTTGGTACTGATAGGCCGGGTAAATGCGGCTTATCCCCTGGCTGGTTTGGGGTATGAGCTAGATGCTATTGCAGCAGTGATTATTGGCGGGGCCAGTTTCTTCGGAGGGGTAGGTACTGTATGGGGTACTCTGGTGGGAGCCCTTATCATGGCAGTTCTGCGCAACGGGTTAAATCTTTTGGGGGTTTCTGCTGATCTCCAGACTGTGGCTATAGGTGCTGTTATTATCGGCGCTGTCTACGTTGATGTATTGCGCCAGCGGGCAATAAATAAAGGGAGGAGGTGA
- a CDS encoding sugar ABC transporter substrate-binding protein, protein MGKKLLTIIILVVAMAFALAGCGGSKGQSSQSAGKETAKQETQASGKIRVAVIVKALNSDYWHLVEAGAKDAGAKLGVDVTVLGPAAETQVTEQVSMIEDQITKKVSALAVAPSQPSSAIPAFERAKAQKIPVVLIDTDAPWQDKVSFVGTGNYVGGKQAGEFLAKKLGKGAKIAILRGALGDPTHDERANGAVEVLKAQGLEVVTIQPANSERQMGMSVMENILQAHPDIQGVFATNDEMALGALRAIEAAHKNIIVVGFDGSPDALKSIKEGKLTASIAQNPYNIGYMGVEAAVKAVKGESVDKRIDTGTKVITKENVQEEMDKLAKILGKK, encoded by the coding sequence ATGGGCAAAAAGTTGTTGACTATTATCATTCTAGTAGTAGCCATGGCCTTCGCGTTGGCTGGCTGTGGCGGTAGCAAAGGTCAGAGTTCTCAAAGTGCCGGGAAGGAGACGGCTAAACAGGAGACGCAGGCTAGCGGCAAGATTCGAGTAGCTGTTATAGTAAAAGCCTTAAATAGCGATTACTGGCATTTGGTAGAGGCTGGGGCTAAAGATGCAGGGGCTAAATTAGGGGTAGATGTCACCGTGTTAGGGCCTGCTGCGGAAACCCAAGTAACCGAACAGGTATCTATGATTGAGGACCAGATTACCAAGAAAGTATCTGCTCTAGCTGTAGCTCCCAGCCAGCCCAGCTCGGCTATACCTGCCTTTGAGCGGGCTAAGGCACAAAAGATACCAGTAGTTTTAATAGATACCGATGCTCCTTGGCAGGATAAGGTTTCCTTTGTAGGTACTGGTAACTACGTAGGTGGTAAGCAAGCGGGTGAGTTTTTGGCCAAAAAGTTGGGCAAAGGCGCTAAAATAGCTATCCTGCGCGGCGCTTTGGGCGACCCGACTCATGACGAGCGGGCCAACGGTGCAGTAGAAGTTCTTAAAGCGCAAGGATTAGAAGTGGTCACCATCCAGCCGGCCAATAGCGAACGCCAGATGGGTATGTCAGTAATGGAGAATATCCTCCAGGCCCATCCGGATATCCAAGGCGTATTTGCTACCAATGATGAAATGGCTTTAGGTGCCTTAAGGGCTATTGAGGCGGCCCATAAGAACATCATAGTGGTAGGTTTTGACGGTTCACCTGATGCCTTGAAATCCATTAAAGAAGGTAAACTTACCGCTTCCATAGCGCAAAACCCGTATAATATTGGCTATATGGGTGTAGAGGCTGCAGTAAAGGCTGTTAAAGGAGAAAGTGTAGATAAGAGGATCGATACGGGTACTAAGGTTATAACTAAAGAAAATGTCCAGGAAGAGATGGACAAGTTGGCCAAGATTTTGGGCAAGAAATAA